The genomic segment AGATCGACACCAGCAACGCCATCAATATTCCCTATAACGACGTCGTAATTGGTCCAGCCCATGTTTCCCCGGTCAAAACGGCCCCGAAAATTAAAGATGCTTCCCTGGGTATCGCTTACTGATTCTGCAAAGTAAACATGATGAATATTGAACCCTTTGGTATACCACATCAGGTCGTCTCTGCCGTTTCCGTCAAAGTCGGCCACCATAAACGTCTCGTTGCCAGACCAGCCGCGGTCGGGATGGTCGTGCCAGTCATTGTTTACCGGCTCAGCATTGTCTACACCATAGCTGCCGTCGCCATTTGAAAAACTAACATAAGATCTGTTCAGGTCGGTACGCTCGTTCCAAACAAGGTCGTCTCCGTTTTTACCGTCAATATTCCCGACTGCAAATTCGTAGTCAAGCCCCCAACCATCAGTGGCGCGTGTGAAGACTGGCATCTCAGCATATGATCCATCTCCATTGGAAAGCCCGATGTACGTCAAATTAGTATTTATCACTCTGTTCCATGCGAGGTCATCGCGGCCATCGTTGTCGAAGTCGCCAACTTTGACAACGTACTGGCTCCAGCCATCAGCAGGGGAGGCCGTATGCGTATATGGTGTGCCCATCGTGAATGTACCGTCTCCGTTGGCGGTGGCAACCACGGTTTCGTTGCTACCGGCGCTGACATGATTCCAAACCAGGTCATCGTCGCCATCGCCATCCACATCTGCCATCAATACTTTAGCAGGCGTGCTGATCGGCAACGAAAGCGACTGCACATCGCGGAAGTCAAACGTGCCAGGTGTTGCTGCTTTGGCTTCGCAGGTTGTGATTTCGTAATCGGTCGATTCCGTTACTGATGCAATAGAGCCATCACCGAGGTTACGGAACGTGTAAGACAGCGGCGCGGCGCTGCTAAGCGGGGCATCGTCTGTAAAGTAATCTGCCCAGTTGCCCGATCGGATCACAGCCAGCGTTGCATCTGCATCACCGCCCAGCGACGTTACCTGGATTTCAGACTCTTCGAGAATTTTCTTCTGCTTCACATCCAGATTTGCTGAGCCGCCGCCACCAATACCATTGTAGGCAGCCTGCATGGTTGCGCGGATATCTGAGGCGCTAGCTGTTGATGTCAGCGAGAACATCATCATGCGCCCGTAAACAACGTTGGATACATATACGGGTAGGTTATCTGGGCCAATCCGGCCAAGGTCTACCTGCTGCTGTAATTTTTCGGTGGTAAAGTCGGCATTGAAAAACGCATCTGGTGTTTGGGGTGGTGCAACAACCACTTCATACATTTTCTGATAGAACTGCGCGGTGATGGTGGTTTTAGACGCATCTTTCTGCACAGAACCCGTTGCTGAAGCTTCAAATTTGAGGTACCGACCAGAGATGCCAGCCTGCAGGGCAAACTGGCTTTCCGAGTAGTACTCCGACATATCAAAAGTAATGGTACTCGGCGTGGAGAGACCTGACTGCGTTGCATTCCCAATCATGGAGCCTCTGGCTTGTCCGACCTCGGCCTGGCTTGGTGTATCAACTGTGCGGAAGTTGTCGTCATTCGCAAGGCTTGGTATGGAGACTTCGATTGCTGATCGTTCTGCGATGGGCAGTCCGAGCAAGCTGCCCAAACCGTCGCGGTGGCTTTTGCCCTGAATCAATGCGCCCGGCCAAAGCAATTCCGCGTCAGGACTGTATATGGCAATCTGCTGCGGATTTTCTGTAATTGTGAATGGTTGCGTCTCACAGGTGTACGTGACATCAGGTAGAATTTCTGTGGTGCCGTCTTCGTTGATTTGCTCAACATCGAGTACAACTTCTTGTTGCGC from the Bacteroidota bacterium genome contains:
- a CDS encoding thiol-activated cytolysin family protein — encoded protein: MKRIALALFLVFALQSVGCDSGDSMGPSGPVEEVGQYMQDLPSWSAFSPTTPSQAPTATGDAVAQQEVVLDVEQINEDGTTEILPDVTYTCETQPFTITENPQQIAIYSPDAELLWPGALIQGKSHRDGLGSLLGLPIAERSAIEVSIPSLANDDNFRTVDTPSQAEVGQARGSMIGNATQSGLSTPSTITFDMSEYYSESQFALQAGISGRYLKFEASATGSVQKDASKTTITAQFYQKMYEVVVAPPQTPDAFFNADFTTEKLQQQVDLGRIGPDNLPVYVSNVVYGRMMMFSLTSTASASDIRATMQAAYNGIGGGGSANLDVKQKKILEESEIQVTSLGGDADATLAVIRSGNWADYFTDDAPLSSAAPLSYTFRNLGDGSIASVTESTDYEITTCEAKAATPGTFDFRDVQSLSLPISTPAKVLMADVDGDGDDDLVWNHVSAGSNETVVATANGDGTFTMGTPYTHTASPADGWSQYVVKVGDFDNDGRDDLAWNRVINTNLTYIGLSNGDGSYAEMPVFTRATDGWGLDYEFAVGNIDGKNGDDLVWNERTDLNRSYVSFSNGDGSYGVDNAEPVNNDWHDHPDRGWSGNETFMVADFDGNGRDDLMWYTKGFNIHHVYFAESVSDTQGSIFNFRGRFDRGNMGWTNYDVVIGNIDGVAGVDLVWVAAGQTRSPVHKDLTTGGVPALVEGDLQWLEEEAGPFEIRLLDVNGDGRKDLLINSMESVNRSFIGLGTSTGDFDFGRISQDHPIFDDWSQFEILVGDVNGDGRDDVIYNNADASNDVYVGLAKE